In one window of Bdellovibrio bacteriovorus W DNA:
- a CDS encoding putative Ni,Fe-hydrogenase I cytochrome b subunit (COG1969 Ni,Fe-hydrogenase I cytochrome b subunit): MKSYSLKRYQPASLRIWHWLNAIAIFGLLGTTLLRKTFLSWRTNSAFIQSQLSEQGIEISSDLAKNIAVGIRNPMWDWHVYFGISLAFLLIGRVCIALCSRNKTESLATHLKNFKNETSNKVQALHKLSVKTVYAVFYLMTTLMVCSGLILTFKAELGFEKSFTQPVKEIHELSMWFFVGFVALHIFGVIFAELTKDRGIVSDMINGGDK, from the coding sequence ATGAAAAGCTACTCTTTAAAGAGATATCAGCCCGCAAGTTTACGAATTTGGCATTGGCTCAATGCAATTGCTATTTTTGGTCTCTTGGGAACGACACTCCTGCGCAAAACGTTTCTAAGTTGGAGAACGAATAGCGCATTCATTCAGTCTCAGCTTTCAGAGCAGGGGATTGAAATCAGTTCTGATCTAGCTAAAAATATTGCCGTCGGAATTCGCAATCCTATGTGGGACTGGCATGTCTACTTCGGTATCAGCTTGGCGTTTTTACTTATCGGACGCGTTTGTATCGCTCTTTGTTCTAGGAATAAGACGGAGTCGTTAGCGACTCACCTAAAGAATTTTAAAAACGAAACATCAAATAAAGTACAGGCTCTGCATAAACTTTCAGTAAAGACTGTTTATGCCGTTTTTTATTTGATGACGACATTGATGGTTTGTTCTGGATTGATTCTAACGTTTAAAGCAGAGTTGGGGTTTGAAAAGTCATTTACTCAGCCGGTAAAAGAGATTCATGAATTGAGTATGTGGTTCTTTGTTGGCTTTGTAGCTTTGCATATTTTCGGAGTTATTTTTGCGGAGTTAACAAAGGATCGAGGGATAGTTTCAGATATGATTAATGGTGGGGATAAATAG
- a CDS encoding ATP-dependent RNA helicase (COG0513 Superfamily II DNA and RNA helicases): MAPLTTVDSFESFGLSAPLLAAMQDMGFSTPTPIQRQALPLLLTGAQDFIGLASTGTGKTAAFGIPLIENIDPTIKDTQALVMSPTRELALQVAEQLTLLGKKKGVRVVTIYGGSSYRTQIDGIKRGAHIVVATPGRLVDFIEQRIIKLQNVKTVVLDEADEMLSMGFKEDMETILRATQPDEETDSQRAACRTWLFSATMSPEVKRLSSTYLENPETVQVNKVGAADTIEQVYYTVKNSSKTEVIGRLLQTLPEFYGIIFCQTKMEVAELADILTQRGFPADSLHGDKNQQEREATMKKFKSRSVKIVVATDVAARGLDIKDLTHVINHSLPWDVESYVHRIGRTGRNGQKGVAITLVNPEQLNLLRRVMITAKATLTKGVVPSANEVAGLKIKDVLDKVTTMDASSAPVQSAMDLIMDLTHAEEIDFKELTKEELLARFIVAYFPNVFVKKDMILDYMGDKVPRELLPRDPQDNRFSRGRSEGRGGSRGDRGPRDFNGGGRRERSDRGGRGFGRSSDRPEGGGYKARTSSDRPEGGGYKARSTSSDRPEGGGYKARSFDRPERSERADRPERSERPERSERSERSSRPPLRSEERRDHSGIKRVRSPKRHFRD, from the coding sequence ATGGCTCCATTAACAACTGTCGATTCGTTCGAAAGCTTTGGTCTGAGCGCGCCCCTATTGGCCGCTATGCAGGACATGGGCTTCTCGACGCCCACGCCTATTCAACGCCAAGCTTTACCTCTTCTTCTTACAGGAGCCCAAGACTTTATCGGTCTTGCTTCGACAGGAACGGGAAAGACAGCAGCGTTTGGTATTCCTCTTATCGAAAACATTGATCCGACGATCAAGGACACTCAGGCTCTAGTTATGAGCCCGACTCGTGAACTTGCTCTTCAAGTAGCAGAACAACTGACTCTTCTTGGGAAGAAAAAAGGTGTTCGCGTTGTCACTATTTACGGTGGTTCTAGCTACCGCACACAAATTGACGGCATTAAAAGAGGCGCTCACATTGTTGTAGCAACTCCGGGTCGTCTTGTAGACTTCATCGAACAAAGAATCATCAAGCTTCAAAATGTTAAAACAGTGGTTTTAGACGAGGCAGATGAAATGCTTTCTATGGGCTTTAAAGAAGACATGGAAACAATTCTTCGCGCCACTCAACCAGATGAAGAAACTGACTCTCAAAGAGCGGCCTGCAGAACATGGTTATTCTCTGCAACAATGAGCCCTGAGGTAAAACGTCTTTCTTCGACTTACCTGGAAAATCCAGAAACTGTACAAGTTAATAAAGTAGGCGCTGCTGATACTATCGAGCAAGTTTACTACACAGTTAAAAACTCTTCTAAAACAGAAGTCATTGGCCGCCTTCTTCAAACTCTTCCTGAGTTCTACGGTATCATCTTCTGTCAAACGAAGATGGAAGTGGCTGAACTTGCAGATATTTTAACTCAAAGAGGCTTCCCGGCTGACTCTCTTCATGGAGATAAAAATCAGCAAGAGCGTGAAGCTACAATGAAAAAATTCAAATCTCGTTCTGTGAAGATTGTAGTAGCGACGGACGTTGCTGCTCGTGGTTTGGATATTAAAGATCTTACTCACGTGATCAATCACTCTCTACCATGGGATGTTGAGTCCTATGTTCACCGTATCGGCCGTACGGGTCGTAACGGGCAAAAAGGTGTTGCCATCACTTTGGTAAATCCGGAGCAATTGAATCTTCTTCGCCGCGTGATGATCACTGCGAAAGCAACCCTTACTAAAGGTGTTGTTCCATCTGCGAATGAAGTGGCTGGTCTAAAAATTAAAGACGTTTTAGATAAAGTGACAACAATGGATGCTTCTTCAGCTCCGGTTCAATCTGCAATGGATTTGATCATGGATTTAACTCACGCTGAAGAGATCGACTTTAAAGAGCTTACTAAAGAAGAACTTCTAGCTCGCTTTATCGTGGCTTACTTCCCGAATGTCTTCGTTAAGAAAGACATGATCTTAGATTACATGGGTGACAAAGTTCCTCGCGAGCTTCTTCCACGTGATCCTCAAGACAATCGTTTCTCAAGAGGTCGCTCTGAAGGTCGCGGTGGCAGCAGAGGCGATAGAGGTCCAAGAGACTTCAACGGCGGTGGACGCCGTGAGAGAAGTGATCGCGGTGGCCGTGGTTTTGGTCGCTCATCTGATCGCCCTGAAGGCGGAGGCTATAAAGCTCGCACTTCTTCTGACCGCCCTGAGGGGGGTGGATATAAAGCTCGTAGCACTTCTTCCGACCGCCCTGAAGGTGGTGGATATAAAGCGCGCAGCTTTGATCGTCCAGAACGCAGTGAAAGAGCGGATCGCCCAGAACGTTCAGAGAGACCTGAGCGCTCAGAGCGTAGCGAGAGAAGCTCAAGACCACCTCTTCGTTCTGAAGAACGTCGTGATCACAGCGGAATTAAACGTGTGCGCAGCCCTAAAAGGCATTTCCGCGATTAA